AAATAAttgtcaatttaaaatatttatgactAACTcgtcaaaatattatcaaaactaatgaaataataataattgataataaaatataacctataatactcaaaatttgcttttaaaattttttttcaatcatttttaCACGTTGAAGTTTTTCAACGTTATAAATCAACCAGTAAAGTTGAAGACGGttaaatttttatgattatatcCGTTGAACAGATATAGTTTGAAGAGTTAGTCTCATGTGACGTTTCAATTCGTGAGAGTCAACCAATTCAAATAAAAGTTATTCTTAGCTAAAagtatattttttcatggatgatccaataagggatccgtctcacaaaatacgacccgtgataccgtttcatacaagtttttgcctagttTGCCAATGTAAAACTTGTGAATAGTAAAGAACCGGGAATTTTATGGATTGAAAACACTCACACGTCACTCCTTCCTCTGTAAAAAGATTCCAATAAAGACTttgtcttatatatatatataaatatatatatttataagtgcgactaaaatatttaaacttctTATTATAGCtaactattttaatttttctatcagattcgtattttatgatattattagtatattaaaattcataattattgatataaattctaataaataatttattaaattctttactttcaattcttagttaaaaaataataaaatatattagtattaaatttcatattattatattattatatacttatcATGTTATTGTACTAttgcatatataattatttttttcttatatcttcatgtgatactataatttattacttaattagaaactacactaaaatataattacaaaattgcattaaaataataaaataacatgtagaaagaaaattaaaaggataaaatatttaaacttagTATAAAGATGGATTATTTGAGAAAGTTAATTTAGGAATTACATTTTATTCTTGAAGTGAtataaattattacaatcaatgtATATTGTAGTGATAATTCATCAGCAATTGTTagactattaattatatatgatgtggaataattaggctactaattaattatatattaggtggaataaataaaaaaaattgatatttttttttacacttacaacaattagaaatttacaaatatatctttattgaatttttggatttgtattgatgaggatgtcatttttatcttttgacAATTGAAAAAATTGTCAATTATCTACACTTACGTAGgtttatagataaaaaaaatatatttttattatcaaacatatattcatttttaatgcATAGATTTCCCATAAATTATGTAGAAAATTtccatgcaattaatctaacaacacacaatttaaggggatgatagaaaatttacaatgaaaactttgttattatttttacacttttataagtataatagttaaatatatattcttttaatctttttaatgatttttttaaaattaaaaaaagctattgttttaatatttttttctaagaattatgtatcaagaaatattatttctctaatgtatttttattataaaatatttattcaatttttatgtaacattattttcaaagattcttatgttgcaattttttattaaaaaataaaaacactattttaatccttatgtatttaatgattgtgtaattttcatgcaattaatctGACAATACACAATTTATGAGAATAGTAGAAAATTTACaaggaaaattttgttattctttttgtacttttataagtataatagttaaatatatattctttttaatattttttgtaagaattatgtatgaagaaaatattatttttctaatatattttttattatcgaatatcgattcaatttttatgtaatattattttcaaaatttcttattttacaattttctattaaaaaaataaaaacactatGATCCTCATGTGTTTAATgagttcaaaaaaataaatacctcAATTAAATACATAATCAATACATTACAAATCCATTATCCCAAATTTGTccctaaattttatatattttttccaccaATGCCCATGCAATTAATACAAACAATGCATAGTTTTTGGACAATGTAGTAAAATCACAATCAAAAAACTTTGCCCAtcatccacacttttataggtatatagattAAACTAAAAAGAAAGTGATTAATTAGCACCTTAAATCGCTCTAACATGGAAGCTAATTAGCAAATCACTTCATATTCCTGAAATAAGCTAAGGGGGAAAaagttaaaaaatttctttgttatatagtatatatatatttaatatctaatattactattattataATAAGATTATTTAGTTATGAATTAAAACAAACACAAACAAGATACCAAATTTGAATTATTATCTATTTGAACGACTTTTATTGTAATGACCATGTGCTATTCCAATCTTAGGTCTCGTACTCTCATGAGCTTTCTCATACGATATTACTTATAGCATTATTATCTAATAACTGAAAGTGATTTTTTCCATCCCTAACATTCGAGATCAAAACTTTCGAACTTAAGTATCTAGATTCCGAGAGTGTGAGTAACTATTGAGCTAAAAATATAGATAATACATTAATTTATACGTTCATTGATGTTTCCCAATTCGTAAATTATGCAACAAGAATATCGGATGTGCAAAACCCCATATCCACTATTAAAGAAAGAAAACATGTAGTGGAATGCACTCAAAGAAAATGAACATGCCCATTACTCTCAAAAAGTCCATTTTTACGGCCTCTGCTTTTGTGTTCTATATACTTCGTCTCAATTCAATAACTAgccaatatatacatatatatttgtaCCCATTAAATATCATGGTATAATATTTTTTGCCGATCATCAAGATCTATAATTAATCAAATGTAAAtgaaattctattttttttaaaaaaaaaatattttacagcAAGTTTGATGATCCGTGGATCGCTCTCGATTTTCAAGCACGTGTAGGCAAATATTTTTGGGACCATATGTTTTATGTCATTCCATTATGCTCACGAATGGATGGATCATATGAAATGAATCATGGCAAATTCACTATACTTATATATCGCAGTGTTGTGTGAATTTCACTCTCTTCAATTTTGTGACCTTTTTCATTAAGGGGAATGTCTTTCAAAATTGAAGTAATTAACTTTACAAATAACCTAAACAAGAAAATATATATCTATAATATCTTCCTTGTGCTTGAAAAACATCATTTTTATCAGTAGCTATTTCTTTGTTTCTTTGTGCTAGGAATGGAATATTCATGTATACCTCCGGGTTTCCGATTCCACCCGACAGAAGAAGAACTCGTCGGCTACTATCTCAAAAGAAAGATTAGCTCTTTGAAAATCGATCTCGATGTGATAATTGAAATTGATCTCTATAAAATGGAGCCTTGGGACATTCAAGGTACGTTGATTGAATTTAACTAGTGATAGAATTGTCACTGTGATTTATACCTAAATATTCTTAATTAAGAATCAAATCTCATTTCCTTTCAGTTGTTTTTTATTGGTTTTTGAATCGCTTACCAAGATATGGTAACAAAGCCAGTGTAATTAATATATCAAGAAAACTGTGAATGTTTGCTTTTGTTTAATTTTAATGATTTAGGAAATTAAATAGATTGGAGAAAAAATTTGTGGGATGAATTTGTCAGGTAAATAGTTATGTTTGGAATTTTTTTTCaaggtgattttttttttttttttgcaagtcGAATAataatgtattatttgttaataaaattttatttagttATAATTAAATTTGCATTTGTGTGAATAATATAACAAGGAATgagatattttaaattatgaaaTATTACGTATTTTCTTATTGGGTTTTTGATGAAACCTCAACCAAAttcaaacaaatatttaatttataaattaatttccaTTTATTATATGCGTGATAATCACCCAAGACCCATTGTCATCCATGCATGTTAAACTTCTAACATATATAGTTTTGTACGTAATCcatattcaaaatttaaatcttGTCTAGCAGCTTGAAATTAAAACTAACGAACAAAGCTACTGAACAGATAAGTGCAAACTGGGACATGAAGAACGGAACGAGTGGTATTTCTTCAGTCACAAAGACAGAAAGTACCCCACGGGGACGCGAACCAACCGGGCAACGACGGCAGGTTTCTGGAAGGCCACAGGGAGGGACAAGGCAGTGCTATCCAACGAAAGAATAATAGGAATGAGAAAAACATTGGTGTTTTACAAAGGACGAGCTCCCAACGGGCTAAAAACCGATTGGATTATGCACGAATATCGCCTCCAAACATCTGAACATGGACCTCCGCAGGTACGGACATATGCACTAGAAATTCTAGGCACtcttatatataaaatattctcCTGATGTATAAAGCATAtagttaaattttaattttaaaaatattaaatgaatgctgatatataatttgataaatTCATGCAACAGGAAGAAGGATGGGTGGTTTGTCGCGCGTTCAAGAAGCCGAATCCAACCCAAAACCAACGCATTGAAGCTTGGAGCAACCCTAATTACTACACCAGAGACACCACCATTAATCACATGAATATGGCAACATCATTCTCGGGCACTCCAAGTAGCAGCACTATTTTGCATAATTGTGGGACAAGTTTTCATCAGTTTCAACAAGGAACAACTGCAGCTGTCAACCCTTTTGATCAGAATCCGATGGTGGAGCTTCCGAAGATCGATAGCCCTTCGATTGCTACAAGTTTTCCGATGACAAATGATTTTGAGCACGGGGTCGCAGAAAACGAAGGGTTCGAAGATGAAAAAATGGAGTTTGGCAACCGTTTTAAGGATTGGAAAAGCTTTGATAGAGAAGTAAGTGAGCATCCCTTATCATACGAAGACGCAAGCTTCTCATATACTGATGCATTTGACTGCTTTCCTGGCTTGTAGCTATATATATAGAATACATTCATATATAGAATTTTACATTCTTGGAActgtaaaataatataatacgCTTTTGGCAATTCATTATTgagaattaaaatataattcgAACAGCGTTATGGGAGGGATATTCATtctactttttatttttttcgctGTAAGAAATTGTGAACTTTATATGTTTTGTTAGAGCAGTACTGATTGAATTATCAAGCAGAATTATGAGAAAGAAAACCAACAAATTAAAGGAAAAATCAGAATAGatttaaattacaaaaaaaaaacccataATAACATTTTGTTATTCCAAAAATCCTTATAATATTTATCATagtttaaaaatatgttctaCTATAGTTCATAAGGAAAATCCCAATACATCAAACcctttctcaatctgatttaaGCTCAATCAGTAGAAAATTGTTAATTGTATGGTATATTTTTAAACCAATTAACTAGATGCATAAATAACAATAAATCTATCAAAATCCTCCATTCATCTCTAATACGTCACATATGTAAAATTAATTAAGTTTCCAGTATAAGATTAatttatcattaaatttttcgatattattattattttcttgttttatttagaaaaaagaaaagagaggacagataataataataataaaaaattattcttATTTGTTAATTATATGTACTTTGAGAGGTTGGATTGAGAGTTTGGAGTTAGCCTACTGTAAAATTCCATTCTATGTTGTTTTCTCGTTATTAGTCGCTTACAGAATTGgaaattaaaataacacaccGGTTAATATAATGTGGTATATAAATTGTCGTCACTTGAggtaaaaaaatattcaaaagtcgattttcttttttaattctttaataagaaaatattacaaatgtTCATCTGTCTTAATTTATTTATGGACGTGCATAATATATTTAGCCTCTCGTGTGATTCCATTACATCTAGATATATGCTAGGATTTTATCAGTACGTAGAAGACAAACTAGAGGATCGAAAGTATACTTGATTTTGTCTGGTTACTCTCAAATCCAAATTTCTTGAAGCCTAATTTCAATCCAATCCTATAAATGGACACACTCAATCCCATTACTTCTCCAACACACACTTCTTTTCTCCTAGCGACCATACTAATTAATACTTAACTCGCACGTCAAGAGAAAAATGGATGCCTTTTTATCATACATGATCCTGCTTGGTCTTCTTCCCCTCTCGGTTTATATAGTCTCGTTCATTGGTAAAAGACGTTCTGGCGACACGAGCCTCCCTCCCGGTACAAATGGCTGGCCTATGCTAGGAGAAAACATGGAGTTTGCGCTTTTAGGCCCTCAAAAATTTGTCAAGGATAGGATGCAGAAGTACTCCCACGACGTCTTCCAGACGTCGTTATTAGGAGAAAAAATGGCCATATTTTGCGGCGCACAAGGCAACAAGTTCCTTTTCATGAATGAGAACAAGCTTCTCACTTCATGGTGGCCACAGTCCATGAAAAAGGCTCTGTTGTTCCCTGAATTTGTTGAAAGCAACTTGAAGGAAGTGTCGGCCTTGAAACGTAGCTTCCACCACGATATTCTGAAGCCTGAAGCTCTAAAACAGTACATCCCGGTAATGGACGAATTGGCCCGTCAGCATTTGGATCAAGAATGGATCCCTAATGCAGTGTTAAAAGTGGTGCCACTAGCAAAAAAGTATACATTTGATTTAGCCTGTAAATTGTTCTTGAGTGTGGTCGAGCCTCAGAATATAAAGAGGTTGTCTGATCCATTCACACTGGTGACAAATGGGATGTTCTCTGTGCCATTGGATTTTCCAGGTACGGCTTATAATGGCGCAATCAAAGGAGGGAAAATGGTAAGAGAGGAGCTGATGAAGATCATTAAGAAGAGGAGACAAGAATTGAGTGAGTGCAAGGAAAGTGAGGGTCGAGATTTGTTGTCGAAAATGCTGCTTGTGACAGATGAAGATGGCCAGTTATTAAGTGAAATGGAGATTTCTAACAATATCATTGGTTTGTTAGTGGCTAGCTTCGAGACTACAAGTTCTGCGGTCACTTCTGTCATGAATTATCTCGCAGAACTTCCCCATATTTATGAAGAGGTTTTAAAAGGTAATGAACACATCTGTGACAGATTTAAGAATGGTTTGTCTCTCTATTCAATTCAAGGCATAAACTCATAAATTTGTCTTGTCGCAGAACAAATGGAGATAGCAAATACAAAAGGACCCAATGAGCTATTGACATGGGAAGATATAGAGAAGATGAAGTATTCTTGGACTGTTGCACGAGAATCGCTCCGTTTGATGCCTCCTGCTCAAGGGGCTTTCAGAGAAACAACATCTGAGTTCACCTATGCTGGTTTTACCATCCCAAAAGGATGGAAAGTAAGTAAATATAATCCAAACTCACGCGtcaaatgattttatgatactCTAATCTTATACTAGATTTTCATTATTGATTGACCTGCAGACGTTTTGGACGGTGCATTCGTCGCACAAGAATCCTAAGTACTTCCCGGATCCTGAGAAATTCGATCCATCGAGATTTGAAGGTAGTGGACCGGCTCCTTACACCTTTGTACCCTTTGGTGGAGGACCCCGAATGTGCCCTGGAAAAGAGTATGCTAGGCTAGAAGTGTTGGTTTTCATGCACAATGTGGTCAGAAGGTTCAAACTTGAAAAGGATATTCCGAATGAGAAGATAGTGTACTATGCTTCGCCTACACCAGTTCATGGCCTTCCTATTCGCCTCCATCCTCATGAAACATAAACCCATTCCACTTTCTGGTTACTTCAATGGTATAATGTGCGATAACAGAACTCTGAAtgtaataaagaaaataaaatattttgtcttatttaagtaatatttttgtatGTTTCTGATAAATAAATGGCAATCCTCGATTGAGTACTTGTGTTCATTTAAATTGTCTAGTATCACAGTTTTTCCCCGGCTACACAGCTAGAGATAACTggagaattttttttaacaaatgcACATGGAATTAGACGATTGAGTGGAACAATTATGTAGTAAATATCCAACGGAAAAACACTCTTAACAATAATCTGgtaagtagagaaacaattgtcAAACAGCAATGCacctgaatttttttttcttgaaaatgtAAACAATGACAAACAGCAATGcacctgaattttttttttcttgaaaatgtAAACAATGACAAACGAATACTACTTCAGACAAACGATGTGCTGCATATGACATAGGATATTAAAACCAAACATAAGAGACATGGCCACCCATAGATAGCCATGTGCAAGGAAGCTTAGCCGTTATGCGAACATATGTTGCAGGCAACACTATTTTCACCCATTGCATCACACGGCAACTAAGTTTCCTGCACAGAGCAATCAATAAATGGAGGGCGATGACTTTTCTATTTGGTCTTAATGACCAATGGCAGAAGAACACGCGCAAGATTCAAAGGACGTTGGCCTTGGCCTGGAATAGAAACTACTTTGAAGGATGTGTATGAGATGGTGAGAGATGGGGTTGAAATCAGACAGTATTTATAGGGCAGTGATGATCACAAGATTAAGCTGCAAGATCAAGAAATAATCTATTAAAGTGAAGGTGGTGTGGCTTGTAGTATCGGCAAGGAATGGTTTGttcatctctttttctttcGAACAATTGTTGTCTGTTGCTCTAGAAACCTTTCGGTTTCttactaacttttatttttcttcaaattacTTTGATGCCAGGAGCTTTTATTTTAATATGGTATCCTGCTTAGGTGAAGAAAGCAGGCCATGGTTGTGTAAATATCAATATATCCACAGCTTTGAGTCTTTTTATGAGCTAGGATAAAATTTGGTCGGAGTGACTCGAACCATAATAATTTCTGAAATTTATCAGTAGAAAAGACTTGCAGTGAATAATGcggttaatttatttttttggtgTGAATTAATATGACACAAGTCGGGGAATTTTTGCTTTTGAAGTTTATTAATTAGAATGTTTGACATACATTGATATTTTTTGGGTGTCCTAGTAAACTTATATTATCTgtcatatatatcatatataataattaaggGAGATGAAATGAATTTTGAGTTTGAATCCACTGCTCAAAAAGTGTTGAAAAAATACTAAAATGAACAGGAAGAGTTAGACATTTAGGTTTAAAACAAAAACCAGTCCAGGCCTAGTCGCTGCCTAAGCAACCGGCCACCTACCTCTTTTTATAAGACTGCTAAAATCACTACTTTCCAATGTATATGCAAGTACTTGGACGAATAACCCATGAGCCTACTCTCTATCACCCATTTACTACGATATCTATCTGCTTTGAATATGAACTAACATTCATGCAAATACATTTAAACTCATCAGCATACTAAAATTTTGAAttagaaattaaattatatgaaTTTAGgtgtaattaaataaatattttaaaaagtgtaatgaaaattaattttgtaCCATTATGGAACACATTTTTTTCCCTCTTTTAATTATACGGAGGGTTTTTTTTACGGTGGTCTCGAACTCAGAGACCTTATACCATGGGATATATAATGATGACCAAGAGAGATGTGTCAAGATTTTGATTCAAACTGGATATACACATTCACACGACTTACAAGCATCACACAATTTTTAGTTCCGGACAATTTTGGACTCCGCTACATGGATGAACCAGTTCCTATATTTTCCTATGAAGCAACCATATTCGTGGTTCACAACATTGACGAAAAACTATCCATTGTATGGGTTAAGTTATGATGTCCACAACCTCTGCATGGTTGACAACTGCCGAAAATCAGTGGACTTCAGTGACATCCTATATAGCTCAGAGAGCTTTTTAGCATCTGAAGATTTACCAGATGGAGATTGCTGGATGTTGGATGGAAAATTATTTGTTTTTGTACGACGTGTTGTGGCTAACATACTCTTCAACAATGTTTGCAGCTGACTCCAAAATTTAGCAGAGACCTCAGGATTTAGGTCGTTTAGTGATGGTGATGCTTCTTCAGATACATGGTGCCCTTCAAGCAGCCGAGTTAGAGCAGAGTCGAGCATCTGATACACAAACCAAACAAATCGGTATAGTACATCACATGCCTAAGATGTATATGCAAGAAAGCCATTTCTTTGAGCAAACAGTAAGAAGAGGTTTAGAAACAGCTGAACGTTTATCCAAACATCAAATTCAAGACATCTTTTCCCTAATAAATGGTGCAATTTTTTACTTGGCACGTGATAGTTCACCAATTGGTCAGAAATTGATTCAGTCACTAAAACATTATCTTCTTGTGATGGTCCATCATGACAGTATATTTCCAGATAAGagttgatatataatataataattaataaggcATGGAAATATAAGTTCAAACCAGAGGAGATGAGAAGAAAAGAACCCATAAACATACCCAAGTAGAGTGAAGGTAATCTGAGAGGCTTGAAGACAAAGCTGACATATCCATAAGAATAGTCAGATACATCACAGGGTGTGTTTTTGGCCCATAGAAATCCATGGACTTTTGCCAATTCCTTTCGGCCAGGGAAGCATACTGCTTTACCTTTTGAACCACACTGTTTTCACCTTTTGCCAAATTGTTCAATTGATCTGACTCTAAAAACCTCAAGCAACAATCTCGTTGATAACAAGCTAGTTGAAAGTGAGCATACGCAGTCTCCTGCCTTCGCAAGTCACCCAGCGACTCGTATAGCGACAAAGCTTCCCTGATTGCATCATTTGCTGATATTTCATGCTTCCTATGCTCTATATGAGTTTGCACCGGTGAAGAACTAGTGCAATCTTCTAGCACACAATTTTCATGAACCTCGCCAACAGTATTTTCTCTGGCCAATAGCATGCCAAGCTTCAGATATGTATGGGCAAGCTGCGTGCTCACTTCATTCTTCAAAGTGGTGGAGACAGGACCTGTTTTTTCAGCAAGTGTATTTAGTTCTGTTTTTGCGGCACCATAATACCTTAGTGCTTCACCGTATTGTAATTTGGT
This genomic interval from Primulina eburnea isolate SZY01 chromosome 16, ASM2296580v1, whole genome shotgun sequence contains the following:
- the LOC140816684 gene encoding beta-amyrin 6-beta-monooxygenase-like — translated: MDAFLSYMILLGLLPLSVYIVSFIGKRRSGDTSLPPGTNGWPMLGENMEFALLGPQKFVKDRMQKYSHDVFQTSLLGEKMAIFCGAQGNKFLFMNENKLLTSWWPQSMKKALLFPEFVESNLKEVSALKRSFHHDILKPEALKQYIPVMDELARQHLDQEWIPNAVLKVVPLAKKYTFDLACKLFLSVVEPQNIKRLSDPFTLVTNGMFSVPLDFPGTAYNGAIKGGKMVREELMKIIKKRRQELSECKESEGRDLLSKMLLVTDEDGQLLSEMEISNNIIGLLVASFETTSSAVTSVMNYLAELPHIYEEVLKEQMEIANTKGPNELLTWEDIEKMKYSWTVARESLRLMPPAQGAFRETTSEFTYAGFTIPKGWKTFWTVHSSHKNPKYFPDPEKFDPSRFEGSGPAPYTFVPFGGGPRMCPGKEYARLEVLVFMHNVVRRFKLEKDIPNEKIVYYASPTPVHGLPIRLHPHET
- the LOC140816894 gene encoding NAC domain-containing protein 30-like, which gives rise to MEYSCIPPGFRFHPTEEELVGYYLKRKISSLKIDLDVIIEIDLYKMEPWDIQDKCKLGHEERNEWYFFSHKDRKYPTGTRTNRATTAGFWKATGRDKAVLSNERIIGMRKTLVFYKGRAPNGLKTDWIMHEYRLQTSEHGPPQEEGWVVCRAFKKPNPTQNQRIEAWSNPNYYTRDTTINHMNMATSFSGTPSSSTILHNCGTSFHQFQQGTTAAVNPFDQNPMVELPKIDSPSIATSFPMTNDFEHGVAENEGFEDEKMEFGNRFKDWKSFDREVSEHPLSYEDASFSYTDAFDCFPGL